The following is a genomic window from uncultured Propionivibrio sp..
ACAGAGTTGAACGAACTGGTCGGGGATATCCACACGATCAATGAACGACAGCAGACCTTCCGCGTCACCGTCGAATCGCTTTCGAAGCATGCTCACGACATCAGCCAGATCATCCAGCTGATTCAGGATATCTCCGATCAGACCAATTTGCTGGCGCTGAACGCCGCGATCGAAGCAGCGCGGGCGGGCGAGCAGGGGCGCGGGTTCGCGGTGGTTGCCGACGAGGTCAGAAAACTTGCCGAGCGCGCCAAGAGCGCTGCCGGAACGATTACCGCCAGTGCCCACGAAATGACGGCGTTGTCCGATAACACCATGGAGGTCACGCGTCAGGTCTGCCAGGATACGCAGCATGCGCGCGAGGCGGTCCAGCGGGCGTCGGCGAGTTTCAGCAGCATCGTCGAGAACTTCAATGCCACCTCGGATGGTCTGTGTTCGATGGCCGAGGCCGCGCACGAACTCGAGACGGCTAACCTCGGCATTCTCGACCGCGCCAAGGAAATCGACGCGCTTTCCAGCGACATGGGCGGGAGAATGCGAGCTTCCCTGGCGTCGGCAAACGCCTTGAGTGCGTCGACCGAAGGCATCCTCGCCTCCGGTGCGCGCTTCCGGCTCGGTTACGGAAAGTTCGAACAGGTGCTCGGACAGTGTTATGCGTATCGCGACCGGATTCAGACCTTGCTTCAGTCGTATGCCGATCGCGGCATCAACGTGTTCGACCAAAACTACCGGCAGATTCCGGGGATAACGCCGCCCAAGTATGAAACCGACTATGACAAGGCGGTGGAGAAGGATCTGCAGGATGTCTATGAAGAAATTCTGACGACGATTCCCGGCGCGGTTTCACTGATTGCCGTCGACACCAAGGGCTACGCGCCGACGCATTGCCGGAAGTTCTCTGTCCAGACCGGCAACCCGGAGAACGATGTCGCATTCAGTCGGCACAAGCGTATCTTCAGTGATCCGGTTGGCATACGGTCGGCGCAGAACACCGATGCTTTCTGTGCGCAAACCTACAGCCAGGCCGGCACGGGCCGTGTGCTGACCGAGATCGGCACGCCGATCTACGTCAAAGGGCGCCACTGGGGCGGCCTGCGCATCAATGTCGATCCGAAAGTGCTGATCTGAGCGTGTCGCGGGACCTGCCGCCGCCCTGACAACCGGAGTGGCGGTGAGCCCCCGGTGCTTCAACCGGACGTCATTGCGGACCGGGCGATAAAAAAACGGCAGCGGGAAACCCGCTGCCGTTGTTCTTTGCGAAGCTGATGCGCCGATCAGAACAGGTTGTAGCGGAACGTTGCGTTGATGCGGTTCTGCGTACCCTTGTCGTGGGCGAAGGTGGTGCGCTGGCCGTAGGCGTACTCGAGGCCGACTTCGGCATTCTTGGCAACGGTCCAGAAGGTGTTGATCATGGCCTCGTTGATCTTCTGGTTGACGTCGGTCTGGGCTTCCAGCGCCGCATTTCCGGAGAAGCGGGTGTAGGCATAGATCACGTTCGACCGGACCGTCGGCGCCCACACGTGGGTCAGGCCGACGTGGCCGCCGACCGTCTTCCACAGGTCGATGCCGGTGCCATTTTCGTAGGCGCTCTGGACGAGCGAGTTGAGCATGTATCGGCCGATCCCGTTACCGCCCTTCACCTGCGCCACGATCGTATCGTTGGCGCCGAGCTTCAGGCTGCCGCCGACGCCGAGACCCAGCGCGCTCTTGGTGTGCTGCTCGTTACGATATTGCTGGTAGATGGTGCTCGCCGACACATGGCCCCAGTTGCCCTTGGTGGTGAAGCGGGCAGTGACGTCTGGCGTGCGATCGAAATTCGTCGACGTGTTGCCAGAAGAGTAGCTTGCCGGGTTTTCCACGGCGACCGCCAGAGAGGACGAGGCGTTGATCGGCTGCGTGTAGCGGACTTGCGGCTGGCGAACGAAAGTCTGCGTGCCGACGCCGTTGTAATCGACGGAGTCGACGAACGAATCCATGTCGGAGAAGTTCGACCAGGTCTGGCCGACGAGGAAGCGGCCGACCGTACCGTAGGCGTGGCGCAGACGGAACAGTTGCGAGTTCGTCAGGAGTTCGCCAGCGTGGTCGTTCGGTGCATTGAAGTCGGCTTCGATCTTGGTGCCGATCGGGCCGATATCGCTGGCCGTGCTTGTTTCGATGCCCAGGCGCGAGGTACGGGCGGTCATGTAGAGCTGACCCTTACGCTGGCCGTCGGCCGACTTGTTGAGCGGCTGGGAAGAGATCATGCTGGACCAGTCGCCGCTGTCCTTGGTGTCGCTGTTCTTGCCGCGCATGTCATACGTGCCGTCCGTCTGGACATAGCCATAGACGCGCAGCGAGGTGTTGGTGCCCGGCACTTTGATCGAGTTGGGCAGATCGCCGGTGGTCACCACGTTGGCGGGGATGGCAGCCGGTGCTGCGGCGGGCGCGGCGGCGGGCGCAGCAGCCGGCGCGGCGGCCTTCTGTGCTTCGAGTTGTTCGAC
Proteins encoded in this region:
- a CDS encoding methyl-accepting chemotaxis protein, yielding MQIQIANDRESFVRPFRLAFYVGGVVAAASTLPLAFFALSQSGAPGYQLSIAVLAFAVLGSVGSAYVLLRKVLKPIAVIGDVLEGAASGEGDLSRDAAGLDGSSYARIGTCYNTLMAALRRLIDMIRAQTIRIATESVQLKQNITAAVTSAESQEAASRDIASSCAAVTDTVVHVAQQVETLNQRAAEHLAAAKQSETELNELVGDIHTINERQQTFRVTVESLSKHAHDISQIIQLIQDISDQTNLLALNAAIEAARAGEQGRGFAVVADEVRKLAERAKSAAGTITASAHEMTALSDNTMEVTRQVCQDTQHAREAVQRASASFSSIVENFNATSDGLCSMAEAAHELETANLGILDRAKEIDALSSDMGGRMRASLASANALSASTEGILASGARFRLGYGKFEQVLGQCYAYRDRIQTLLQSYADRGINVFDQNYRQIPGITPPKYETDYDKAVEKDLQDVYEEILTTIPGAVSLIAVDTKGYAPTHCRKFSVQTGNPENDVAFSRHKRIFSDPVGIRSAQNTDAFCAQTYSQAGTGRVLTEIGTPIYVKGRHWGGLRINVDPKVLI
- a CDS encoding DcaP family trimeric outer membrane transporter; this translates as MTNVKTIVLAMSAVGMITATAPVFAGEVEELRAAVQKLLARVEQLEAQKAAAPAAAPAAAPAAAPAAIPANVVTTGDLPNSIKVPGTNTSLRVYGYVQTDGTYDMRGKNSDTKDSGDWSSMISSQPLNKSADGQRKGQLYMTARTSRLGIETSTASDIGPIGTKIEADFNAPNDHAGELLTNSQLFRLRHAYGTVGRFLVGQTWSNFSDMDSFVDSVDYNGVGTQTFVRQPQVRYTQPINASSSLAVAVENPASYSSGNTSTNFDRTPDVTARFTTKGNWGHVSASTIYQQYRNEQHTKSALGLGVGGSLKLGANDTIVAQVKGGNGIGRYMLNSLVQSAYENGTGIDLWKTVGGHVGLTHVWAPTVRSNVIYAYTRFSGNAALEAQTDVNQKINEAMINTFWTVAKNAEVGLEYAYGQRTTFAHDKGTQNRINATFRYNLF